One stretch of Miscanthus floridulus cultivar M001 chromosome 18, ASM1932011v1, whole genome shotgun sequence DNA includes these proteins:
- the LOC136519548 gene encoding uncharacterized protein, translated as MPSSSASHSLSSVQTIDPKPASALDTTADSSDRDDDGGGGGNARSWPATERVASYLRSQKSVHALCEKFGVNTKAFTPIPAGDRRACSPPPAGSICLYADALEAGMRVPLDPFCCEVLSHFGVAPSQLSPNCWRILAAFLALSRAAGVQLPSVPVFLHFFVLRVLKVKGLYCFAPKDTAGVLFTGLPDKIKGWKGGFFFLKSSAPWPCPVLWGEPTKKSTADPVLTKEEKSAVAKLLRARGAAPIDVHLLAYLSEGDLAAATMTARAPKPPTPSSSHRTTGAKGMDPSRYAMLQNMRAEKAAAEAAAAAKVAAMSEPGCSAPPGWTPLSGKKRPAEDDTKEATGHGSASVAPGFCTRQKRKLEHAPDRHDGDTVEWEAARQLLQGVITPARERAFLVADPFTVVATSYVATLQAANYATFSLGHALKLQEELEKAKAELAEAKKATAAEMKSAKAAAVQEFLGSEEHERRLVEEALKGYERGMEDMKRVALRLRPDVDAAQLFVPPGGFQ; from the exons ATGccttcctcctccgcctcccaTTCCTTGTCCTCCGTCCAAACCATTGATCCCAAACCCGCTAGCGCCCTGGACACCACCGCCGACTCCAGCGACcgcgacgatgacggcggcggtggtggaaacgCGCGCTCATGGCCCGCGACGGAGCGCGTCGCCTCGTACCTCCGGAGCCAGAAGTCGGTCCACGCCCTCTGCGAGAAGTTCGGCGTCAACACGAAGGCGTTCACCCCGATCCCCGCCGGCGACCGACGCGCGTGCTCGCCTCCACCCGCAGGCTCCATCTGCTTGTACGCGGACGCGCTGGAGGCCGGGATGCGCGTCCCGCTCGACCCCTTCTGCTGCGAGGTGCTCTCGCACTTCGGCGTGGCCCCGAGCCAGCTGTCGCCCAACTGCTGGCGCATCTTGGCGGCCTTCCTCGCGCTCTCCCGCGCCGCCGGCGTGCAGCTGCCGTCGGTCCCCGTGTTCCTGCACTTCTTCGTGCTGCGCGTGCTGAAGGTTAAGGGCCTGTACTGCTTCGCGCCGAAGGACACCGCCGGCGTGCTCTTCACGGGGCTGCCGGATAAAATCAAGGGATGGAAGGGGGGCTTTTTCTTCCTCAAGTCGTCGGCGCCGTGGCCGTGCCCCGTGCTCTGGGGCGAGCCGACCAAGAAATCCACTGCTGATCCGGTGCTCACCAAAGAGGAGAAGAGCGCGGTGGCGAAGCTGCTGCgtgcgcgcggcgcggcgccgATTGATGTCCATCTCCTGGCTTACCTCAGCGAGGGCGATTTGGCCGCGGCAACTATGACGGCTCGTGCGCCAAAGCCACCTACACCATCGTCTTCCCATCGTACTACTGGTGCCAAAG GGATGGATCCATCAAGGTATGCCATGCTGCAGAACATGCGGGCAGAGAAGGCCGCCGCCGAAGCGGCGGCAGCAGCGAAGGTCGCCGCGATGAGTGAGCCCGGCTGCAGCGCTCCGCCGGGCTGGACGCCGTTGTCCGGGAAGAAGAGGCCGGCGGAGGACGACACAAAGGAGGCCACTGGTCACGGTTCGGCGTCTGTCGCGCCCGGCTTCTGTACGCGCCAAAAACGGAAGCTGGAGCACGCCCCGGACAGACATGACGGCGACACAGTCGAGTGGGAGGCGGCGCGGCAGCTTCTGCAGGGCGTCATCACGCCGGCGCGGGAGCGCGCGTTCTTGGTGGCGGATCCCTTCACCGTCGTCGCGACAAGCTACGTCGCGACGCTCCAG GCGGCGAACTACGCGACGTTCTCGTTGGGGCACGCGCTGAAGCTCCAAGAGGAGCTGGAGAAGGCCAAGGCCGAGCTCGCCGAGGCGAAGAAGGCGACGGCGGCCGAGATGAAGAGCGCCAAGGCGGCGGCGGTTCAGGAGTTCTTGGGCTCCGAGGAGCACGAGCGCCGGCTGGTGGAGGAGGCGCTCAAGGGGTACGAGCGGGGAATGGAGGACATGAAGCGCGTCGCGCTGCGGCTCCGCCCTGACGTCGACGCGGCTCAGCTGTTCGTGCCTCCCGGCGGGTTTCAGTAG